The genomic window CAAGCAAGGTTGGTGCAACAGTTTTAGTGGAAAGACTGCTTCTTGGCCTTGTTCTGATCTCTTCTAACCTTTTAATGGTTCCATTCTCAGGATGCTGCAATCGTGAAGCCTGATGAAATGACTTCAGCCACAGTGAATCAAACTCAATCATCATCGGAGAAAGAGAGTCGGAGGAGTGCAACCATGGAAAGGCCGAAGGGATTGGAGGCTCCAACGAAGGACGTAGAGACGAAGAGAGATGAAGTATCAGGTGCTGTTCAAATCCCATCCCTGGTTAAGGTTTCATGGCATGTGCGTCGCAAGGGGCGTAGAGTGCACCCAGGGTTCGATATAGATTATATGGGTCCTAGAACCCATCCCCCGTCTCACAACTGAAGCCATCTCTTTCTGTTCTCTTCCTATCTTCTCTTGAGAGGTTTTGAGCTTCGCTTCCAATACAACCTCTTGAACTAGTGCAGGTAGTGGAAAACAAAGTGCTCTACGAGAACTTCTACCTGCCCATTTCACTACATATGCGGCAACCATTAAAGTTAGTAATTAATTAGATGATACGGGCTCTATGCATTTTGCTTGCTGCCATGGCCTGGTTCTCTTATCGTTGTACTATAGATACTGCTCGAGTGATAGAAAAGAAGATCTTCCCGCTGTTGCCTCAATTTGTCAACATTATCTTGCAAAATTTTTTGCTTTACATCCTTTTCTTCATAACATGATGCTTAGTTCAGGATTATTGATAGCGATGGGATGTGCAGGAAGTGAGCTAGATTCTAATGCATTCCTCTCTT from Elaeis guineensis isolate ETL-2024a chromosome 4, EG11, whole genome shotgun sequence includes these protein-coding regions:
- the LOC140857263 gene encoding uncharacterized protein, which produces FHAYLYLVPISTNTLLLPSANFHPNISFATNPTMPHLLLLILLLSLSTGACDDRHLSVHGRDSNRAFHHSSKDAAIVKPDEMTSATVNQTQSSSEKESRRSATMERPKGLEAPTKDVETKRDEVSGAVQIPSLVKVSWHVRRKGRRVHPGFDIDYMGPRTHPPSHN